The Eurosta solidaginis isolate ZX-2024a chromosome 4, ASM4086904v1, whole genome shotgun sequence genome includes a window with the following:
- the LOC137249518 gene encoding brachyurin-like, translated as MKFLIALSLLICIASAFKIRGSRNTQPEHLGSMVQKAVVSSRIANAQPAAPNRIPYQARLFIYHGSGGRCTGCGGSLISNEWVLTAASCTSTAEWVMLYLGGIARSDPSTEVSVDTSKIINHPEFDRQSFRNNIALIRIPAVTPSAAIRAVSLPKRAPHYDTYENQCAVAYGWGRTSDTAKGYSPVLLFADFIVISNEKCLGLYDDIDAEHICAVGAISGVGVCDGDFGGPLVIPSNNEIIQIGIISFKSTKGYESNEPSGFTRVTSYLDWIADETKLSF; from the exons ATGAAATTTTTGATAGCTTTGTCGCTCCTAATATGCATCGCCTCCGCGTTTAAAATTCGGGGAAGTAGAAATACACAACCTGAACACCTTGGGTCTATGGTGCAAAAGGCAGTTGTAAGTTCACGTATAGCAAATGCTCAACCGGCTGCTCCTAATCGAATTCCTTATCAAGCTCGTTTGTTCATATATCATGGTAGTGGGGGAAGGTGTACCGGGTGTGGTGGATCTctaataagcaatgaatgggTGCTAACGGCTGCTAGTTGTACTTCAAC CGCTGAGTGGGTGATGTTATACCTAGGCGGCATCGCAAGATCTGATCCCTCTACAGAAGTGAGCGTAGACACATCTAAAATTATAAATCATCCCGAATTCGATAggcaaagttttagaaataataTAGCTTTGATTCGAATTCCAGCTGTAACACCTTCAGCTGCCATTCGAGCGGTGTCCCTACCAAAACGTGCTCCACACTATGACACTTACGAAAATCAATGTGCAGTGGCTTATGGATGGGGTCGTACCTCTGATACAGCCAAAGGGTATTCACCTGTTTTACTGTTTGCAGATTTTATAGTGATCTCGAACGAAAAATGTCTTGGATTATATGATGATATCGATGCCGAACATATTTGTGCTGTAGGTGCCATTAGTGGTGTTGGAGTTTGTGATGGTGATTTTGGTGGCCCATTGGTGATACCTTCAAACAATGAAATCATTCAAATTGGTATTATATCTTTTAAGTCAACAAAGGGATATGAATCTAATGAACCCAGTGGATTTACTCGTGTCACTTCCTACTTGGATTGGATTGCAGATGAAACGAAACTTAGTTTTTAA